From a single Ciconia boyciana chromosome 6, ASM3463844v1, whole genome shotgun sequence genomic region:
- the CGRRF1 gene encoding cell growth regulator with RING finger domain protein 1, whose protein sequence is MAAVFLVTLYEYSPLFYITVVFVCFLVTSGLVLGWFGLGVPVILRNSEETESSTRILKKRMRQVKNPFGLEIPHPATASVTKGVTLTPDCLEDCILTCYWGCSVQKLHEALQKHVYCFRIKTPQALEDALYNEYLYRQQYFIKKNDKEEKYCQLPEDAQVVNFGPVPRSRYPLIALLTLADEEDREIYDIISMVAVIHIPDESYRLACRILYQYLLLAQGQYHDLKQLFMSANSTAPSSSDTSPGESSTDRRLLEKAGLAEDEPELHEENSKDCVVCQNGTVNWVLLPCRHACLCDACIKYFQQCPMCRQFVQESFPLCCKKEQDEDESTHILQDVPPGRVF, encoded by the exons ATGGCCGCCGTGTTCCTCGTTACCCTCTACGAGTACTCGCCGCTCTTCTACATCACTGTGGTGTTCGTCTGCTTCCTCGTCACTAGCGGcctggtgctgggctg GTTTGGGTTGGGTGTTCCTGTTATTCTGAGAAactcagaagaaacagaatcGAGCACAAGAATTTTGAAAAAGCGGATGAGACAAGTGAAGAATCCTTTTGGGTTAGAAATCCCTCATCCTGCTACAGCTTCAGTAACAA AGGGTGTAACACTGACACCTGATTGTCTGGAAGACTGTATTCTTACATGCTACTGGGGCTGCAGTGTTCAAAAACTCCACGAAGCATTGCAGAAACACGTCTACTGCTTCAGAATAAAGACTCCTCAGGCTTTAGAGGATGCTCTGTACAACGAATACCTCTATCGACAACAGTACTT cattaaaaaaaatgacaaggaagaaaaatattgtcagTTACCGGAAGATGCTCAAGTTGTCAATTTTGGCCCAGTGCCTAGATCTCGTTATCCATTGATAGCATTGTTGACGTTAGCCGatgaagaagacagagaaatatATGATATT atttcaaTGGTGGCTGTAATTCACATTCCTGATGAGAGCTACAGACTTGCCTGCAGAATATTATATCAGTATCTACTTCTAGCTCAAGGTCAATACCATGATCTGAAG CAACTCTTCATGTCTGCAAATAGTACTGCACCATCTTCAAGCGATACATCCCCTGGTGAGAGCAGCACTGACAGAAGGTTGCTAGAAAAGGCCGGACTGGCTGAAGATGAACCAGAATTgcatgaagaaaacagtaaagacTGTGTTGTTTGCCAAAATGGCACCGTGAACTGGGTACTCCTACCCTGCAGGCACGCGTGCTTGTGTGATGCCTGCATTAAGTATTTTCAGCAGTGTCCAATGTGTAGGCAGTTTGTTCAAGAATCTTTTCCACTTTGTTGTAAAAAGGAGCAAGATGAAGATGAATCGACCCATATCTTGCAAGATGTTCCTCCTGGAAGAGttttttaa
- the GMFB gene encoding glia maturation factor beta, with product MSESLVVCDVAEDLVEKLRKFRFRKETNNAAIIMKIDKDKQLVVLDEEHEGISPDELKDELPERQPRFIVYSYKYQHDDGRVSYPLCFIFSSPVGCKPEQQMMYAGSKNKLVQTAELTKVFEIRNTEDLTEEWLREKLGFFH from the exons ATG AGTGAATCTCTGGTGGTTTGTGATGTTGCTGAAGACCTGGtggagaaactgagaaaattcCGGTTTCGTAAAGAAACCAACAATGCTGCCATTATAA TGAAAATCGACAAGGATAAGCAGTTGGTGGTACTGGATGAGGAGCATGAG GGTATTTCTCCCGATGAGCTAAAAGATGAGCTGCCTGAGAGACAACCTCG atttattgtgTATAGTTACAAGTATCAGCATGATGATGGAAGAGTTTCTTACCCGTTGTGCTTTATCTTCTCCAGTCCAGTTG GATGTAAGCCTGAACAGCAGATGATGTATGCTGGAAGCAAGAATAAGCTTGTACAGACAGCTGAACTCACTAAG GtatttgaaataagaaatacagaagaccTAACTGAAGAATGGCTGCGTGAGAAACTGGGCTTCTTCCATTAA
- the CNIH1 gene encoding protein cornichon homolog 1, whose translation MAFTFAAFCYMLALLLTAALIFFAIWHIIAFDELKTDYKNPIDQCNTLNPLVLPEYLIHAFFCVMFLCAAEWLTLGLNMPLLAYHIWRYMSRPVMSGPGLYDPTTIMNADILAYCQKEGWCKLAFYLLSFFYYLYGMIYVLVSS comes from the exons atgGCCTTCACGTTCGCCGCCTTCTGCTAtatgctggcactgctgctcaCCGCCGCCCTCATCTTCTTCGCCATCTGGCAT attATCGCATTTGATGAACTGAAGACGGATTACAAGAATCCCATAGACCAATGTAATACACTCAATCCT cttgtACTTCCAGAGTACCTCATCCATGCATTCTTCTGTGTTATGTTTCTCTGTGCAGCAGAGTGGCTTACACTGGGTCTCAATATGCCTTTGTTGGCTTATCATATTTGGAG GTACATGAGTAGACCTGTGATGAGTGGCCCTGGTCTGTATGATCCTACAACCATCATGAATGCAGATATTTTAGCCTATTGCCAGAAAGAAGGATGGTGCAAATTAGCATTCTACCTTCTATCATTTTTCTACTACTTATATGG